Proteins found in one Cyprinus carpio isolate SPL01 chromosome B10, ASM1834038v1, whole genome shotgun sequence genomic segment:
- the LOC109054637 gene encoding myosin-IIIb-like, with translation MDLKLPEDLANLSELDEKSLLEVLTGRFTQNLIYTYIGDILVAINPFKYLSIYEKEVSERYKCHEKKSLPPHIFAVADRAYQSMLGRLATGPKNQCIVISGESGAGKTESTKLLLRHIMELCKANSQLEQQILQVNPLLEAFGNAQTVMNDNSSRFGKYIQLRFQNSSVKGAKINEYLLEKSRVVHQDEGEQNFHIFYFMLAGISTEDKEIYGLLDPTRYRYLNGRFGQEHMVQAWRVKYAEVCNAMDMVGFEEQEKVDMMTILAGILSLGNITFETTDSDALKVSEASRGWLKATAGQFGVQEEDLLKSLTCTTSVTRGEAIQRLHNQQQAEDARDSIAKVAYGRVFGWIVSKINELLAPKVDCDVELNEIGILDIFGFENFAVNRFEQLCINLANEQLQYFFNHHIFLMEQKEYKEEGITWETITYKDNKPILDLFLTKPIGILSLLDEQSAFPQATDRDFVDKLNSKFKTAPNFEVVRNHTPLFTIVHYAGKVQYNASGFLEKNRDTIPANIRELFINSVTPLLSVLFAATISRTGTLMPRKAKLQVADDNFNSTRKQSVGAQFKHSLAVLMEKMFAAGPHFVRCIKPNRSKQPDQLDSKLVMDQLRYNGLMETIRIRRDGFSWRPAFKEFCRQENMIFTQ, from the exons ATGGATCTAAAGCTGCCCGAGGATCTGGCGAATCTCTCCGAGCTGGACGAGAAAAGTTTGCTGGAGGTGTTAACTGGACGCTTCACACAGAACCTCATCTAT accTATATTGGAGACATCTTGGTGGCTATTAACCCATTTAAATATCTTTCAATCTATGAAAAAGAG GTCTCTGAGCGTTATAAGTGCCATGAGAAGAAGTCTTTGCCCCCTCATATATTCGCTGTGGCGGACCGGGCGTATCAGTCCATGCTGGGACGTCTGGCCACGGGACCCAAGAACCAGTGCATCGTCATCAG TGGTGAGAGCGGCGCGGGTAAAACCGAGAGCACCAAACTGCTTCTGAGACACATCATGGAGCTGTGCAAGGCCAACTCACAGCTCGAGCAGCAGATCCTGCAG gTGAACCCACTTCTCGAGGCCTTTGGAAACGCTCAGACGGTCATGAATGACAACAGCAGTCGCTTCGGGAAATACATCCAGCTCCGCTTCCAGAACTCTTCAG TCAAAGGGGCCAAAATCAACGAGTACCTCTTGGAGAAATCCCGTGTGGTTCATCAGGATGAGGGAGAGCAGAACTTCCATATCTTCTACTTCATGTTGGCGGGCATCTCGACGGAGGATAAAGAGATATACGGCCTCCTGGACCCCACGCGCTACCG TTATTTGAATGGCAGGTTTGGGCAGGAACACATGGTTCAGGCCTGGCGTGTGAAATATGCTGAAGTGTGTAATGCCATGGACATGGTGGGATTTGAGGAGCAG GAAAAGGTGGACATGATGACTATTCTAGCAGGCATTCTGTCTTTGGGGAATATCACCTTTGAGACAACAGACAGTGATGCTCTGAAGGTATCTGAGGCATCACGCGGTTGGTTAAAAGCTACTGCG gGTCAGTTTGGCGTTCAGGAAGAGGATTTACTGAAGAGTCTGACCTGCACCACATCAGTGACGCGAGGAGAAGCCATCCAGCGACTCCACAACCAGCAGCAGGCTGAAG ACGCCAGAGACTCCATCGCCAAAGTGGCCTACGGTCGCGTGTTCGGATGGATCGTCAGTAAAATCAACGAGCTGCTCGCTCCTAAAGTAGACTGTGACGTGGAGCTCAATGAAATAG GAATCCTTGACATCTTTGGTTTTGAAAACTTTGCTGTGAACCGATTTGAGCAGCTGTGCATAAATCTGGCTAACGAACAGCTCCAGTATTTCTTCAACCAT CACATTTTTCTGATGGAACAGAAAGAATATAAAGAGGAAGGCATCACATGGGAGACCATAACCTACAAGGACAACAAACCCATTCTT GACCTGTTCCTCACCAAACCCATCGGGATTCTCTCACTGCTGGATGAGCAAAGCGCCTTCCCTCAG GCCACTGACCGTGATTTTGTTGACAAGTTAAACAGCAAATTTAAAACGGCTCCCAACTTTGAGGTTGTACGAAACCACACCCCTCTGTTCACTATTGTGCACTATGCTGGGAAG GTGCAATACAATGCAAGTGGATTTCTTGAGAAAAACAGAGACACAATACCAGCAAACATTCGCGAGCTCTTCATCAACAGTGTCACTCCTCTCCTCAGCGTTCTGTTCGCAG ccaCAATTTCCCGAACAGGCACACTAATGCCGAGAAAAGCCAAG TTACAAGTTGCAGATGACAACTTTAACTCAACCAGGAAGCAGTCCGTCGGCGCACAATTCAAG CATTCTCTGGCTGTCCTCATGGAGAAGATGTTTGCGGCCGGTCCGCACTTTGTTCGGTGCATCAAACCCAACCGAAGCAAGCAGCCCGATCAGCTGGACAGTAAACTGGTGATGGATCAG CTAAGATACAACGGCTTGATGGAAACCATCCGAATCCGGCGGGACGGTTTCTCGTGGCGTCCGGCGTTCAAGGAGTTTTGCAGACAGGAAAACATGATATTCACTCAGTAA